GCCACAAACAGTGACCAAATCCAACATCCCGACGCCGTGACAGCTGCTGGTGTGCACGCTGCTCGCTAGAAAccttcttttttcctccacatttagCTGGTATTTCTTAGATATTAATAGTAGACTTGATGCACAGCAGACTGATCCTACCTGCGGTGAAATCAAACGGATAAAACGAGCGACTGATGTGAAGCAGGAACCGTTTTATGATCTCTTCTCTAAATGATAGGGAGGCTTCATAGGGAAACAGTGATTGCCTGAAAAAACAGCAGTTCCCTTTTGTCACCTGAATACACAGCGACTGATGGTGAGTGAAGATGTTGTATGATCTAATAATAGCCTGAATTTGAGCTGCAAATTATGGATATTTACAATAATGTTCTTGCTGACAGCAGAAATACTCCAGAAATCTATCTGCCTGTGATGCAGTCATGGAGCTGTTGGGTTTTCCTTGTTTCCCCTCCAGGCAACCAGTGCCAAGAGGCCGCCTCTGCAGGGTCCAGTGCCCCCTCCTCGCAAGAAGACGACCCCCAAGCCAGAGCTGACTGAGGAGCAGAAGCAGGAGATCAGGGAGGCCTTTGAGCTCTTTGATACCGATGGATCTGGACACATAGATGTAAAGGAGCTCAAGGTAAAATGGAGCCAAACACAATGAGCAATAAAGGAAACGCAGCATGGAAATGGTCAAATGAAAAGTTTAAAGGTCTCCATTCAGCTTACAGaaagtttttagatgtttgtgACAAATTGTCGACCACTGATGTAGCTTGACATAACAATGATCAGACTGAGTGACCAGTGACTATAAGAATGCACCTTAAAATGCGTCTTTGTCCCAGTGAGACCATGCCACAGATGATAGAGAAAGATGGGAACAGGTTGTTGGCATGTGGACGTTAGCAGATGGGTTGAATGTCTACAGCTTCACCGTTTATCATCTGAGGAGTGAGTTCAGACAGCAGTAGTCTACACGTCACACAACATGATCCTGTCCACTAATGTCTACAGGTCTGCCAGTCAGAGTCTAATAATATTCGACAGCTTCATTAACTGCATTGCAGATATGTAGCACTATGAGATGCAGATGTGGACACACTGACCTGTGGTTTCTGGTCTATGATCCTGCTCTCAATCTGCCCactattactccaccaaggaacacagcggagttCAGTGACGATCGATGTACGTCTGTCcttccgtctgtctgtctgtcagcaacattactcaaaaatggaccgatttggatgaaatttccagggaaggtcagaaatgacacaaggaccaagtgattagattctggcactgatgcagcttatagtctggatccacggatttgttaaagatttctgtatcattgtgagatagcggcacgacatcactgtaaccatgacaacaagaaaatactacgtcagctgcctgctgacgatcacatgattgcaatcctactataaatccaccgctgaggacttatctgtcagaaattatacaacgactgagcagccttggcagagtactgtgctctgagtgcttttcttgtcatttccaATACGAAGCATACTTTGTTATTTAAAGATATCCATTCTGTAGAGGTGTTTTGGAACAGCAAATACTAATTGCCCTATGCTAAAACAAAGGGATAGatcttattaaaatattacactctgcagttctgtttttattcactgtccATCTTTCTTACACTAATGCCAGGTTGCAATGAGAGCTCTGGGCTTCGAGCCAAAGAAAGAGGAGATCAAGAAGATGATCAGTGAAGTGGATAAGGACGGCACAGGAAAGATCTCCTTCGCTGACTTCCTCACCATCATGACACAGAAAATGGTATGTGAATTATCTACATCACAGGCTATTTTACATGTAGTCCCATTACTTGTAACATTAAAAGTCTTGAATTCCTGTTCAGTGCAAAAAGAAGTTGTGCAAACTGAAGAATCCAAACTTTAAGATCAGTCAGTTAAATGTGGACAGTGTCACAACCTTAACCCCACCCTACCAGCCCACTTTACATTTCTCATCACTGTTACTGTCAATAGTACACGCAGACTTCAGCCGCCTTTCTTCGAGTCTGTTCGCGTCAGGGTTTCAGTCTCAGCAGTAAAACTACTCTCCACCTTCTCCGATGTTAGGCTGAGAAGGACTCTAAAGAGGAGATCCTGAAAGCTTTCTGCCTGTTTGATGACGATGAGACGGGGAGGATCTCATTCAAGAATCTAAAGAGAGTAGCCAAAGAGCTGGGAGAGAACCTGACAGATGAAGAGCTGCAGGTGAGACACGTCGTCGTGTGCACGTTATTGTCTgctaataatgaataataaatgtagGTCAGTCCAGTTTACTGGATGGGTGTTTGCAAAGCCAAAGGTCATGAATGCATTTCTGAATAATGTCAACACATCCTTAGCTCATGAATGCTATCATGCTAGCTCTCGACTCTTAATTTCCtctcattgtgttttttgaagGAAATGATTGATGAAGCAGACagggatggagatggagaagTGAACCAGCAGGAGTTTCTGCGCATTATGAAGAAGACCTGCCTGTACTGAAGGAGGTGCACAACATGAGGGTCGGTGACGCAGTGTCCAGAGGACCACTGGAGGTTTTATATGTAACGCTGCTCGTACATTTGTCTAGAAGAACCCTTTTGCTGTGTAGTgccatgcatttttaattaaaatgagtCAATGTTTAACAATCACATACTACAGTGAAAAGAAATTGTTAAAGACTTGAGCAAGAAGTTCGGTGAAACGCTAAATTATCATCCTTTAATTTATACAATAATCTACTTTACATCTGCCAAAACAGTAAGAGAATTTTCTCTTTCTTGTTAGGAATGCTGCAtacttttctgaagaatatACACTGATGATATTATTGATATATGgggcttgttttttgttgaataaTTTTCAGTGTCTGCCTTGAAACAGTGACAAACAGTACATTCCAATGCTTTGTTTTGTAGTAGAGTTTGTGCGTTATGTTCGATCGTTTGGGTTATACTGCTGTACTTCCTGTTTTGACTCTTTTGGACTGGTTTTCCGGAGAAACTTGTCATTTGAGAAGCTGGGGAAGTGCTGAGGAGTGGGGAGTGCCGTCTCATCTCCGTGCTGCCTGTGGATTTGTGCCTGTGCCTCTTGAAGGGCCGATCATCACAATCAGGGAAACTGTCCGACCTCTTCGACCTGCTCACCTTCCCCACAGGTCCTGTTATCTTCAAACTATATGATCGCTGATGTATCTTTCTGGTAGCTTTCAGTATTTAGCCTCCTGTTGTGCATATTTtctcttcttaaatgttttgtataatATATAGTGCATTGATGAGTAGACAGCATATTAGTGTTTCAGgttcaaattaaatatattgAAGCAGTTTGtcctgtcttttatttttatggtcTATAAAAACTTCTTGTTATCAACATTTGAACAGCTTGAATTTGCAGATAAGTTGGATTTCCTTAACTCACATCAAATTTAAACACActgctgggaaaaaaacagccacaaccGTTAGAGGAAGGTGATATTTCCTTGCCACGCCATATGTACTCAACTGTCCAACCTtagttttaaaacaaacagattaAAGTGTGGTGTCTGCTGTTGTATTGGCAGTAGAGGGGTCTCTTTGGGAATGCTACTTAATGTAGTAGTAATGTTCTGTGTAATAGTGATGTGGGCTGAAACACCTTCAAGGGCagaagactgaaaacagaaggACCTGCAAATCAGAGTCACAGTCAGAAGAAGACttctgaagaagaacaaaaaaaatgaagtgccGAGTCATGATAGAATTTGCCAAGAGACTTCCTAGTTGAGGGCAGAGACAACAGAGTTGACACCCTTAACTCTAAAGAACAGAATTCAACAGAAAAAGGGCAATCCTGGGTACACAAAAAACCCAGCAGTCTGAGAGAACAGCAGTTAATTCAGATCAGGACTAACTCACGACTTCAGCTCTCAATTGCTGCCTTCtgacagattttacttttttacaccAGGCTTTGGTCTGACTCAGGAGCATTATTCTGTAGACATGTCTGCTCTtcttttttggctgttttgagtCTACCTTGGTAGAACTTTTGGCACTTCATTGTGTTGAATAGGAAGATTTTGCTCAAAGACTAGAGTGATTATGACCGACTTTCATTGTTGACTTCGTTCATGTGTGCAGCCCGTCGTATTCTTTGCTGCAGCTCCCGAGACCGGTATCCATAGACCAGTGGGATGAGTGACACTCCCAGGTTGTAGGTGATGATGGTTGCTATATCCAGAGCGTCACTGTGCAGGTAACCAGGGATCAGGTAGCTGTCCATGACCACGGGAACCGAAAAGAGAATGATCTGAATGGCCTGGAGGGTCAGGGTCACGCAAGCTCTCTCAGtccagagcagctctgcacGCATGTCCCAGCAGAGCAGGCAGAAGCTCCCCAGGATGGTCAGATAGCAGAGAGGCACCACCACAACAGTGGCCACGGTGGAGTAAAGTACCACAGCAGACGTCTCCGACAGGCAGGGCGTAAAGATGAGAGGTCGGCAACGGGGGAGGGAAAAACTGACCTGGATGGTGTTGAGGCTGATAGACATAGCCACGCTGGTGAGCACAAATGGAAAAATCCATATGGATATGACAGTTACTCTCCTCCACTGTGTGCGCATCATGAAATCATAGTGCAGAGGCCACTTGATGGCGACGACACGGTCCACGGCCAGAGCAGTACTGAGGAAGAGGTCCACCTGTGGAAAAAGTTTGTCTATTACTTGCCATATAAAACTCTTAGTAGTTCATTTTTCATAATAGGTCAGTAAGAACCTGTGATGAATCAGAAGTTAAACCCTAGCCTGGGCTAAAGTAGTATTTATGTCCCTAACAGCACTTTCAAAGAGGCCACTGGTGAAAATGAGTCTTGTTTCTATTGAGCTTTGTGTGGTTTTATCCTTGCTCGCTCCTaaatcatttatatttttcattttgtacaaatgACAATAACTTCAAGAACAAGTTCATATCTTTCCAAGTCTGTCTGAAAGCAGTTTTTACATATTACTCATGTTACATAAAGATAAATGTGTTGCAGCCAACTGTCTCCCTGTTCATACTGACTGTGAAGACATTTCTCAATCTTAGTATAAACTTACAGCAGCTGCtacatgtaaaaatgcatttcagagTTCAGACAAATCTAAAATAAAGGCTCAGCAGTCTGACTAAAAGTTCACATTTACTGCAGAGAAAATCCATCAGGCATGCTTTTTAAGTGTGAAAATGCTGCTTCACAAGGTTTTTTCTTTGCTAGTCACACACgttctttttcctctcactttcatcattttgctttttgtattAAGTTCTTTTTTCAACACCCTGTGAAAACCTGATTCAGTACCAAGTTCTTATAGACTGTATAGTCAAAGTTCTAAATCTACTGTAGCTGAGAGTACAGACTATTGTACAAATCACTGTACAAATCACCAAAACGTATAAATTATACAGATATAATAAAGGCTTTACAAACCAGAGAGCAGGCCTGGTTAGCAGCACAGAAGATCAGACACTGGCTCACAGATATGCCTTCTCTGAAACTTAAGAGACTCGTTTTGATTGTCCAGATGAGCTGCTGAAAGACAATGATGAGAACCATTTAGCTCTGATGTCTGAAGGCAAATTGTCACGTTCAGTTATTAGTGAAAAGTATATTGGCGTGGCCTCatgaaaatatgatgaaaagttaaaatgtgtttagCTACCTGGAGGTTGTTGCAGAAGAGGAGATGTATGAGGAGCAGGAAGCGGTTCTGTCTGATAAGGGATGGGGAGCGTGAGATGACCAGGAGCAAAGGAGCACTGAGCACCGTGTTCAGGCTGCAGCTCACACACATGCTGACCATCTCAACCATGTTAAAGACGCTGGAGTTGATCTGCGCCTGGGACTCTATTGCTGTCAGATTGCAGTGGGTGTCCATAACAAATTTTCTTCTGATGTCCACCACAGTCGTTTCACCTAAAAGATTGCACTCTTTGTTAGGCAAACAGTCCAATATTAACGGTTTTGTCtcatctaaaatctaaaaaatacatGTTCTTACCTTCAGACGTGCTTCAAAgctgtcctttttttgtcatttccaagTTATGATATGACACATGGccagaaatgtttcattctgATGGCTGACTTCAAATGATTCCCCCTCGTATGTGCCAGTATCATTTACTCACACCTCAGGCCTTAAACCTCATCCCTTTTGACAAAGATATGTCAACAGCTGGTGTTTGTTATCAGGATCACATTTGCTGATTAATACAAAAGTCTGGGACATTATTAATGCATTTTCTCAGAAATGTGTGCCTCCTGTCAACATTTGCCTGATAGCACAGGCAGTCATGGAAACCATAATGCCTTCCTCTCTGACTCACATTCAGCCTCCTCTCTATGAAATATTGTAAACAATGCTTACAATCTAGAGTAAAACAAAACTGGTcaacattatt
This Amphiprion ocellaris isolate individual 3 ecotype Okinawa chromosome 13, ASM2253959v1, whole genome shotgun sequence DNA region includes the following protein-coding sequences:
- the LOC129350355 gene encoding olfactory receptor 4C16-like; the encoded protein is MDTHCNLTAIESQAQINSSVFNMVEMVSMCVSCSLNTVLSAPLLLVISRSPSLIRQNRFLLLIHLLFCNNLQQLIWTIKTSLLSFREGISVSQCLIFCAANQACSLVDLFLSTALAVDRVVAIKWPLHYDFMMRTQWRRVTVISIWIFPFVLTSVAMSISLNTIQVSFSLPRCRPLIFTPCLSETSAVVLYSTVATVVVVPLCYLTILGSFCLLCWDMRAELLWTERACVTLTLQAIQIILFSVPVVMDSYLIPGYLHSDALDIATIITYNLGVSLIPLVYGYRSRELQQRIRRAAHMNEVNNESRS
- the cetn2 gene encoding uncharacterized protein cetn2, coding for MATSAKRPPLQGPVPPPRKKTTPKPELTEEQKQEIREAFELFDTDGSGHIDVKELKVAMRALGFEPKKEEIKKMISEVDKDGTGKISFADFLTIMTQKMAEKDSKEEILKAFCLFDDDETGRISFKNLKRVAKELGENLTDEELQEMIDEADRDGDGEVNQQEFLRIMKKTCLY